The Cohnella abietis genome has a segment encoding these proteins:
- a CDS encoding stage II sporulation protein M, translated as MFSRQGLLQTWNEIRPYFIFSVILFFAAVVIGATPNAPTEYLSQQIKSLQSLADDINKASNPEFKAFLLITANNVSNTLLVMVLGIVAGIMPIVMLISNGLVMGYLLSEIADKGHNVWLLIVKGILPHGIFELSAIFLACAFGMRFGITLFKGVLGSLLGKTKPWHPFVRTATGSVPALIVIIVFLVIAAIIESTITYWLVN; from the coding sequence ATGTTTTCTCGCCAAGGGCTGCTGCAAACATGGAATGAAATTCGCCCCTATTTTATTTTCTCCGTTATTTTATTTTTCGCGGCTGTCGTCATTGGAGCAACTCCAAATGCCCCAACGGAGTACCTATCACAACAAATTAAAAGTCTTCAGAGTCTAGCGGACGATATCAATAAAGCAAGCAATCCTGAGTTTAAGGCATTTCTTCTTATAACCGCCAATAACGTATCGAATACACTGCTGGTTATGGTGTTAGGCATTGTTGCAGGCATTATGCCAATTGTTATGCTAATATCGAATGGCTTGGTAATGGGATATTTACTAAGTGAAATAGCGGATAAAGGGCATAATGTGTGGCTTCTTATTGTGAAAGGGATACTGCCTCATGGTATTTTTGAGTTAAGTGCCATATTTCTTGCGTGTGCGTTTGGAATGAGATTTGGAATAACGTTATTCAAGGGCGTATTAGGGTCGTTGTTAGGTAAAACAAAACCGTGGCATCCATTCGTAAGAACAGCAACGGGTTCTGTGCCTGCTCTTATTGTTATTATCGTGTTTCTCGTTATTGCTGCGATTATAGAGAGTACGATTACTTATTGGCTGGTGAATTAA
- the pdaB gene encoding polysaccharide deacetylase family sporulation protein PdaB, with amino-acid sequence MNYFLVLNGRRIRRVFFLTLAAILSIAIIWVEKDNLSVFAPHPPAAVYSVPTERKVVALTFDISWGEKRAEPILEILKAKNVQNVTFFLSSPWSKTHPEIVKKITDAGYEIGSHGHKHDNYSQYSDEEIRKQITTADGILSELTGKSPNLIRLPNGDFDKRVLRIAESLNYKVIQWDTDSTDWKNPGVDTIINKVVSKAHPGDIILLHASDSCKQTHQALPAIIDELRAKGYDFITVSQMINQTETNGKTIEDRSAWNELTSPYFT; translated from the coding sequence ATGAACTACTTTTTAGTGTTAAATGGACGGCGCATTAGAAGAGTTTTTTTCCTCACATTAGCTGCTATTCTCTCCATAGCTATTATATGGGTCGAGAAGGATAACTTGAGTGTTTTCGCCCCCCATCCACCCGCCGCCGTTTACAGTGTGCCAACAGAACGCAAAGTTGTTGCTTTAACCTTTGATATTAGCTGGGGGGAGAAAAGAGCAGAGCCTATATTGGAAATTCTTAAGGCTAAGAACGTACAAAATGTAACCTTCTTCTTATCTTCTCCTTGGAGCAAGACGCATCCCGAGATCGTGAAGAAAATTACAGATGCCGGATATGAGATTGGTAGTCACGGTCATAAGCACGATAATTATAGTCAATACAGCGACGAAGAAATTCGCAAGCAAATTACAACTGCTGATGGCATCCTATCTGAATTAACAGGAAAATCGCCTAATTTGATTCGTTTACCTAATGGAGATTTCGACAAGCGTGTTCTAAGAATTGCTGAAAGTCTGAATTACAAAGTTATACAGTGGGATACTGACTCTACAGACTGGAAAAACCCTGGCGTTGATACCATTATTAATAAAGTGGTTAGTAAAGCTCACCCTGGTGACATCATTCTTCTGCATGCAAGCGATTCTTGTAAACAGACGCATCAAGCATTACCTGCCATCATTGATGAGCTGCGTGCCAAAGGCTATGATTTCATAACGGTGTCCCAAATGATTAACCAAACGGAAACAAATGGCAAAACAATCGAAGATCGTTCCGCGTGGAATGAGCTTACTTCACCTTATTTTACTTAG